A genome region from Proteus vulgaris includes the following:
- a CDS encoding DUF2339 domain-containing protein encodes MDDFLALVVIIFVVVSLYWQYHAYTNSNSLLRRIKWLEEKLTEQQEKLFKLLNKDSTVDIRTELDAQKGEVKDVSRDIKKDPQPTGSPASTYQSKTVEPINTIEHVQNKVENKNVPVYQRAQVSQETAVNKDSPKKENAVVQSPMVNDINLENKQSNKPEISTAPTPKEVEPYRPKVATSRFAHHYQKEAKQTYVKSTSDQLVENRANGASANLVGSETDYLGDATPQANRPASQYRPNLNSRPKRQQKSILGLIWNWVVTGNPLAKIGMLLLFFGLSYLLKYSIENELISASTRLMMAGTGCLALLGIGWWLRKKNLIYALILQGGGIGGFYITIFAATKIYDFIPIGIALAIMVFVCIVSVILAVLHRAISLAVLASLGGYLAPVLLSTGSGNYIALFSYYLILSIGILIISHWQVWRLLNLIGFAFTFGIGFIWAIPNYTHADYLPCQLFLIANWLIFGVATELSTLKNKLKLNIPFDATLLFGTPLIGFIFQHRLASEWQYGVAIASSLYGLAYFALSWFALKRYREEGKLLAIAFFMLSVTFATLAVPFAFSAEWTSIVWAIEGVMILAFSVLQQQKKPAIAGTILVAVSFVLLVNMPIISLGDWLMLVTQVIVVFAVGVLWYQARFTHLDNRAIGYVTLFIAAVSWGYSVLLLQEYGENWLSPEVKSITFAYILMSCWGMFFAGKKTQFSELASCSILLWPISALIMLVYIYIADSLINNWFSAIIWITIFVSGFYLLKVNTLLSKQRINKALIHCMHLIFIGLFLFTEIIWLMDATYLYVSLHFASVIFAISLFIAISYLLAMKINWIKEYQNAYWIVTLPILGLLALSLIFANFNAGTESGVKFIPLFNLMDLMGIVGIWVGYKFISLIKQSPKYQALLKNNVAIFNYIIPAAIFWWANGILLRGLVFATDIDWSSYAIINSKVIQTVLAIVWAITALVTMVMATRKKSRSQWFIGGGLLAVVIAKLFLIDTSLSSGLLRALAFIGVAILILLIGYFSPLPPKKQSHNTGV; translated from the coding sequence ATGGACGACTTTTTGGCGCTCGTTGTTATAATATTTGTTGTGGTATCTTTGTATTGGCAATACCACGCTTATACAAATAGCAACTCATTGTTGCGTCGAATTAAATGGCTTGAAGAAAAGCTTACTGAGCAACAAGAGAAATTATTTAAGCTATTAAATAAAGACAGTACTGTGGATATTCGCACAGAACTTGACGCTCAGAAAGGCGAAGTTAAGGATGTATCTCGTGATATAAAAAAAGATCCTCAACCAACCGGTTCACCAGCTTCAACTTATCAATCCAAAACAGTTGAACCTATTAACACAATAGAACATGTGCAAAATAAGGTTGAGAATAAAAATGTGCCGGTATATCAACGTGCACAAGTATCACAAGAAACGGCAGTTAATAAAGATTCCCCTAAAAAAGAAAATGCTGTTGTTCAATCTCCTATGGTTAATGATATTAACCTTGAAAACAAACAGTCTAATAAGCCAGAAATATCAACAGCCCCTACGCCTAAAGAGGTTGAGCCTTATCGACCTAAGGTAGCAACAAGTCGTTTTGCTCATCATTACCAAAAAGAGGCAAAACAAACATATGTTAAATCAACATCTGATCAGCTTGTAGAGAATAGAGCGAATGGGGCAAGTGCAAACCTTGTGGGATCGGAAACAGATTATTTAGGGGATGCAACGCCTCAAGCAAATAGACCTGCATCGCAATATCGGCCTAATTTAAATTCTCGTCCAAAACGTCAACAAAAATCGATTTTGGGACTTATTTGGAATTGGGTGGTAACCGGTAATCCGCTGGCTAAAATAGGGATGTTATTACTCTTTTTTGGTCTGTCATATTTACTTAAATACAGTATTGAGAATGAGCTAATCTCAGCATCAACACGTTTAATGATGGCAGGAACAGGATGTTTAGCCTTATTAGGTATTGGCTGGTGGCTTAGAAAGAAAAATCTGATATATGCATTAATTTTACAAGGTGGTGGCATTGGTGGGTTTTACATTACTATTTTTGCGGCCACTAAAATTTATGACTTTATTCCTATTGGCATCGCTTTAGCCATAATGGTTTTTGTTTGTATTGTCAGTGTAATTTTAGCCGTTCTTCATCGAGCAATTAGCTTAGCAGTGTTAGCCTCGCTAGGAGGGTATTTAGCACCTGTTTTATTGTCCACAGGAAGTGGCAATTATATTGCGTTATTTAGTTATTATCTTATTCTTTCAATCGGCATTCTTATTATTAGTCATTGGCAAGTTTGGCGTTTATTAAATCTTATTGGATTTGCTTTTACTTTTGGTATTGGTTTTATATGGGCAATACCAAATTACACTCATGCAGATTATTTACCTTGTCAGCTATTTTTAATTGCAAATTGGTTGATTTTTGGTGTTGCAACGGAACTATCAACACTAAAAAATAAACTGAAACTTAATATTCCTTTTGATGCAACATTACTATTCGGTACGCCATTAATTGGTTTTATTTTCCAACATCGGTTAGCTTCAGAATGGCAATATGGTGTTGCTATTGCTTCATCACTTTATGGGTTAGCTTATTTTGCACTAAGTTGGTTTGCGCTTAAGCGTTATCGTGAAGAGGGTAAATTACTGGCAATTGCCTTCTTTATGCTCTCGGTTACCTTTGCCACTTTAGCCGTACCATTTGCATTCTCTGCTGAATGGACATCGATTGTATGGGCAATTGAAGGGGTAATGATCCTTGCATTTTCTGTTTTACAGCAACAAAAGAAACCAGCTATTGCAGGGACTATTTTAGTTGCTGTTTCTTTTGTTTTATTAGTTAACATGCCTATTATCTCATTAGGTGATTGGCTAATGCTTGTGACACAAGTCATCGTTGTATTTGCTGTCGGAGTATTGTGGTATCAAGCTCGATTTACTCATCTTGATAATCGAGCTATTGGATATGTAACATTATTTATCGCCGCTGTAAGTTGGGGATATAGCGTTTTACTTTTACAAGAATATGGCGAAAATTGGCTCTCTCCAGAAGTAAAATCTATTACCTTTGCTTATATTCTGATGAGTTGTTGGGGCATGTTTTTTGCAGGGAAGAAAACCCAATTTTCTGAGTTGGCAAGTTGCTCTATTTTATTATGGCCGATATCAGCACTTATTATGTTGGTGTACATCTATATTGCAGATTCGTTAATTAATAATTGGTTCAGTGCAATTATCTGGATCACAATTTTTGTGAGTGGTTTCTACTTGCTTAAAGTAAATACGTTATTATCCAAACAAAGGATAAATAAAGCATTGATCCACTGTATGCATCTTATCTTTATTGGCTTATTCTTATTTACTGAAATTATTTGGCTTATGGATGCTACGTACCTTTATGTGAGTTTACATTTTGCTAGTGTTATTTTTGCTATAAGCTTATTTATTGCAATAAGCTATTTGCTAGCAATGAAAATTAATTGGATAAAAGAGTATCAAAATGCTTATTGGATAGTTACTTTACCTATTTTAGGTCTACTGGCTCTTTCATTAATTTTTGCAAACTTTAATGCTGGAACTGAAAGTGGAGTTAAATTTATTCCATTATTTAATTTAATGGATCTAATGGGTATTGTTGGAATTTGGGTTGGTTATAAATTTATTTCATTAATAAAACAATCACCTAAATATCAAGCATTATTGAAAAATAACGTAGCCATATTTAATTACATTATCCCTGCTGCAATTTTTTGGTGGGCAAACGGTATATTATTAAGAGGATTAGTCTTTGCAACAGATATTGATTGGTCGAGTTATGCAATAATTAATTCTAAAGTTATTCAAACAGTATTAGCTATTGTTTGGGCAATTACTGCGTTGGTAACTATGGTGATGGCGACACGTAAGAAGTCACGTTCACAATGGTTTATTGGTGGGGGATTGTTAGCTGTGGTTATCGCTAAACTTTTCTTAATTGATACATCATTAAGTAGTGGATTGCTCAGAGCATTGGCCTTTATTGGTGTTGCAATACTGATTTTATTAATCGGGTATTTCTCACCATTACCACCGAAAAAACAAAGTCATAATACAGGTGTGTAG
- the glpX gene encoding class II fructose-bisphosphatase: MKLNDELTNAIASVTEAAAIAAMPWIGKQNKNAADDAAVSAMRERLNSLNINGEIVIGEGEIDEAPMLYIGEKVGNGKGDKIEIAVDPIDGTRMVAMGENNSLAILAAGFEGSFLQAPDMYMEKLVVGKQAAGVIDLNHCLEYNLDAIAQTLNKSLEQLTLAILDKPRHHDIIKDLRTKGVNVITLPDGDVLASLYATIPNNSIDVMYGIGGAPEGVISAAIAKALGGDMQARLITRDIAKGNSAENREYAVSEIARCHQMGTDVNIKLSLDTLVRNQDVMFAATAITKGDFLAGVNQQAQYLQTHSLVINGSTHSLRYIENYHLR, translated from the coding sequence ATGAAATTAAATGACGAATTAACTAATGCTATCGCTTCTGTAACAGAAGCCGCAGCTATTGCAGCAATGCCTTGGATTGGAAAACAAAATAAAAATGCAGCAGATGATGCTGCTGTTAGTGCCATGCGTGAGCGTTTAAATAGCCTGAATATCAATGGTGAAATCGTCATTGGTGAAGGTGAAATAGATGAAGCGCCGATGCTCTATATTGGCGAAAAAGTGGGTAATGGGAAAGGTGATAAAATAGAAATTGCGGTTGATCCAATTGACGGCACTCGTATGGTCGCCATGGGTGAAAACAATTCTCTAGCTATTTTAGCCGCTGGCTTTGAAGGCAGTTTTTTACAAGCTCCCGATATGTATATGGAAAAATTAGTGGTTGGTAAGCAAGCTGCCGGTGTGATTGATCTTAACCATTGCCTCGAATATAACCTTGATGCTATCGCACAGACATTAAATAAATCTCTTGAGCAGTTAACTCTCGCTATTTTAGATAAACCGCGTCACCACGATATTATAAAAGATCTACGCACGAAAGGCGTTAATGTTATTACACTACCTGATGGTGATGTTTTAGCCTCTTTATATGCCACGATACCAAACAACAGTATTGATGTTATGTATGGCATTGGTGGAGCACCTGAAGGTGTAATTAGTGCAGCTATTGCTAAGGCATTAGGTGGTGATATGCAAGCACGTTTAATTACTCGTGATATTGCAAAAGGAAATAGTGCAGAAAATAGAGAATATGCTGTTTCTGAAATTGCTCGTTGTCATCAAATGGGTACTGATGTAAATATTAAATTGTCATTAGACACATTAGTACGTAATCAAGATGTTATGTTTGCAGCAACCGCAATTACCAAAGGTGATTTCTTAGCTGGTGTTAATCAACAAGCTCAATATTTACAAACACACTCTTTAGTCATTAATGGCTCAACACATTCATTACGTTATATTGAAAATTACCATTTACGCTAA
- a CDS encoding methylphosphonate esterase, with translation MKGYIQTVTGPVKKEDMGLTLPHEHLFNDLSGVVDEPFYEFSHALVDKKVSADIQWGLKYDPYCCCDNMDKKPIEDVIFELNNFKELGGRTIVDATGSSSIGRDIRKLRQVAEITGINVVASSGLYIEKFEGERLANNIDAMAKIIDDELNIGIDGTDIRAGMIGEIGVSPFFTDGEKNSLRAAAIAQNSNPHASMNIHMPGWQRRGDEVLDILLTEMRCNPSKISLAHSDPSGKDIDYQCKMLDRGVWLEFDMIGLDISFPKEGAAPSVMDTVEAVATLIERGYGSQIVLSHDVFLKQMWAKNGGNGWGFVPNVFLSLLAQRGIDKSIIKKLCVENPANLLA, from the coding sequence ATGAAAGGTTATATCCAAACTGTAACAGGCCCCGTTAAAAAAGAAGATATGGGGCTAACATTGCCCCATGAACACCTCTTTAATGATCTCTCAGGTGTTGTTGATGAACCTTTTTATGAATTCTCGCATGCGTTAGTTGATAAAAAAGTGAGTGCAGATATTCAGTGGGGACTTAAATACGATCCATATTGCTGTTGCGATAATATGGATAAAAAACCAATTGAAGATGTTATTTTTGAATTAAATAATTTCAAAGAGTTAGGTGGAAGAACCATCGTTGATGCAACAGGCTCTTCATCAATTGGGCGTGATATTAGAAAACTAAGACAAGTTGCAGAGATAACGGGCATTAATGTTGTTGCTTCTTCAGGGCTTTATATTGAAAAATTTGAAGGGGAACGACTGGCGAATAATATTGATGCAATGGCAAAAATCATTGATGACGAATTGAATATAGGTATTGATGGTACTGATATTCGTGCTGGCATGATCGGTGAAATTGGTGTTTCTCCATTCTTTACCGATGGCGAGAAAAATAGCTTACGTGCTGCTGCTATTGCACAAAATAGTAATCCTCATGCTTCGATGAATATTCATATGCCTGGTTGGCAGCGTCGAGGTGATGAAGTTTTAGACATTTTATTAACAGAAATGAGATGTAACCCCTCTAAGATTTCATTGGCACACTCTGATCCATCCGGTAAGGATATTGATTATCAATGCAAAATGTTAGATCGCGGTGTTTGGCTTGAGTTTGATATGATCGGTTTGGATATCTCTTTCCCTAAAGAAGGTGCAGCACCAAGTGTTATGGATACAGTAGAAGCTGTCGCAACCTTAATTGAAAGGGGGTATGGTAGCCAAATCGTATTAAGTCATGATGTGTTCTTAAAACAGATGTGGGCGAAAAATGGGGGAAATGGTTGGGGATTTGTTCCCAATGTATTCCTTTCATTATTGGCTCAACGTGGTATTGATAAGTCTATTATCAAAAAATTATGTGTTGAGAATCCAGCCAATTTATTGGCTTAA
- a CDS encoding DMT family transporter has translation MSTKNLSTPLLMLATVLAGMLSPMQSAVNGQLGHVLKDGNASAVISFASGLVVMFFIIMSKKQYRQQFASIPSLIKTRKIPLWNWFAGLCGAMVVFSEGASASALGIATFQTALISALLLSGLLCDRFGIGVDEKKYFTPYRVLGAVLAVVATLFVVSPQWHSTSFIYLAILPFLAGLLAGWQPAGNSRVAEATGSMMVSITWNFIVGFTVLTIALIVRMALGHITLELPGTWWMYLGGPLGLMSIALMAILVRGLGLLMLGVASTAGQLLGSVLIDLLLPSLGNTVYLVTIIGTLFALVGAIVTTIPEFRATKSAKA, from the coding sequence ATGAGTACAAAAAATTTATCAACACCATTGCTGATGTTAGCAACGGTTTTAGCAGGTATGCTATCACCAATGCAGTCTGCGGTGAATGGGCAGTTAGGGCATGTTTTAAAAGATGGTAACGCCAGTGCCGTTATCTCTTTTGCCAGTGGCTTAGTGGTGATGTTTTTTATCATCATGTCAAAAAAACAGTATCGTCAGCAATTTGCTTCAATTCCAAGTTTAATTAAAACGCGCAAAATTCCATTATGGAACTGGTTTGCGGGTCTTTGCGGTGCAATGGTTGTATTCTCTGAAGGGGCTTCTGCGAGCGCATTAGGGATTGCAACATTCCAAACAGCATTAATTTCAGCACTCTTATTATCAGGCTTATTATGTGACCGTTTTGGTATTGGTGTTGATGAGAAAAAATATTTCACTCCATATCGAGTGCTAGGTGCTGTGTTAGCTGTTGTTGCAACTTTATTTGTCGTTTCTCCACAATGGCATTCAACCTCGTTTATTTATTTAGCAATTTTACCTTTCCTTGCTGGTTTATTAGCGGGTTGGCAGCCAGCTGGTAACTCTAGAGTTGCAGAAGCAACCGGTTCTATGATGGTGTCTATCACTTGGAACTTTATTGTTGGCTTCACTGTTTTAACGATTGCGCTTATTGTTCGTATGGCATTAGGCCATATCACTCTTGAATTACCGGGTACTTGGTGGATGTATTTAGGGGGTCCTTTAGGGCTGATGTCTATCGCATTAATGGCTATTTTAGTCCGTGGTTTAGGTTTACTGATGTTGGGTGTTGCGTCAACAGCGGGTCAATTATTAGGCTCTGTATTAATTGATTTATTATTACCTTCATTAGGCAATACCGTTTATTTAGTGACAATCATCGGCACATTATTTGCGTTAGTAGGTGCGATTGTAACCACAATTCCTGAATTTAGAGCGACTAAGTCAGCAAAAGCGTAG
- a CDS encoding glutamine amidotransferase — translation MKILFIGESWHIHMIHSKGYDSFTSSKYEEGSTFLLSCLREKGIEVDYMPAHTVQVAFPQTAEALAKYDVIVISDIGANTFLLQNDTFYNMKVIPNALGIIKEFVANGGGLLMIGGYLSFMGIEAKANYKNTLLAEVLPVEMLDGDDRVEAPEGVFASAVNAEHASVKGFGEWPMFLGYNKVSAKENTETVLNIGEDPLLVFGQFEKGKTGCFMSDCSPHWGSKEFLAWPHYADMWVNILKQIAR, via the coding sequence ATGAAAATCTTATTTATTGGTGAGTCATGGCATATTCATATGATCCACTCTAAAGGTTACGACAGCTTCACTTCCAGCAAATATGAAGAAGGTTCAACGTTCTTATTAAGTTGCTTAAGAGAAAAGGGTATTGAAGTTGATTATATGCCTGCTCATACCGTTCAGGTTGCATTCCCACAAACGGCAGAAGCATTGGCTAAATATGATGTCATTGTTATTAGTGACATTGGTGCAAATACCTTCCTTCTACAAAACGATACCTTCTACAACATGAAAGTTATCCCTAATGCATTAGGGATAATTAAAGAGTTCGTAGCTAATGGTGGCGGCTTATTAATGATTGGTGGTTACCTGTCATTTATGGGTATTGAGGCTAAAGCAAACTACAAAAATACATTACTTGCAGAAGTTCTGCCTGTTGAAATGTTGGATGGAGACGATCGCGTAGAAGCACCAGAAGGTGTATTTGCTAGTGCGGTGAATGCTGAGCATGCGTCAGTAAAAGGTTTTGGTGAATGGCCTATGTTCCTTGGTTATAACAAGGTTTCAGCTAAAGAGAACACAGAAACGGTATTAAATATTGGTGAAGACCCATTGCTGGTATTTGGTCAGTTTGAAAAAGGAAAAACAGGCTGCTTTATGAGTGACTGTTCTCCTCACTGGGGTAGCAAAGAATTTTTAGCATGGCCTCATTATGCTGATATGTGGGTCAATATTCTTAAACAAATTGCCCGTTAA
- a CDS encoding PfkB family carbohydrate kinase, with the protein MKAERHKKIINLIKGNGAVKVSVLAKELHVTKETIRSDLNTLAEKGIIKRCHGGAFIEFETLDKVAKKEIIQFLECNDQIDKNDLANKTAINKVCVLGSFNVDMISYLPRLPEAGESLLSNKFIFSPGGKGCNQALAASYADAQVHFITKIGTDQFSDYAVNFISSSRIKTSTIYQTENYQTGTASIFVSEESGENIISIYSGSNMDISADEVKIQKDKIIDADIILLQLETNVEALKEIIAIGNENNIPIILNPAPYNKIVNELLPMIDILTPNETEASLLSGIEVLDLESAKNAAVSIYQQGVNKVVITLGSKGSLAYDGYKYIYSPAYPAVVKNTAGAGDAFNGALAASLAKGKQFSYALRYASAFSSLAVETSNASEMPEDINVMHRINQTTYSQIVTQSPE; encoded by the coding sequence ATGAAAGCAGAACGTCATAAAAAAATAATTAATCTGATCAAAGGTAATGGTGCAGTAAAAGTTTCTGTTTTGGCTAAAGAACTTCATGTTACCAAAGAAACAATACGATCAGATTTAAATACACTAGCAGAAAAAGGAATTATAAAAAGATGCCATGGTGGTGCTTTTATAGAATTTGAAACATTAGATAAAGTCGCTAAGAAAGAAATTATACAATTTCTAGAATGTAATGATCAAATTGATAAAAACGATTTAGCAAATAAGACAGCAATAAATAAGGTGTGCGTGCTGGGTTCATTTAATGTTGATATGATTAGCTATCTTCCCAGATTGCCAGAAGCCGGGGAATCCTTATTATCGAATAAATTTATCTTTTCACCAGGAGGTAAAGGCTGTAATCAAGCACTAGCAGCGAGTTATGCTGATGCACAGGTACACTTTATTACGAAGATTGGTACAGATCAATTTAGTGATTATGCCGTTAATTTTATATCGTCATCAAGAATAAAAACATCAACGATATATCAAACAGAAAATTATCAAACAGGAACTGCATCTATTTTTGTTTCGGAAGAGAGTGGGGAAAATATTATTTCTATTTACTCTGGTTCTAATATGGATATCTCTGCTGATGAAGTAAAAATCCAGAAAGATAAAATTATTGATGCAGATATAATTTTACTTCAATTAGAAACGAATGTTGAAGCATTAAAAGAAATTATTGCTATTGGAAACGAAAATAATATTCCTATTATTCTTAATCCAGCACCTTACAATAAAATAGTGAATGAATTACTTCCAATGATAGATATATTAACACCTAATGAAACGGAAGCCAGTTTATTATCTGGGATAGAAGTACTCGATTTAGAGTCCGCAAAAAATGCTGCCGTTTCCATTTATCAGCAAGGTGTGAATAAAGTAGTTATTACGCTAGGTAGTAAAGGTTCGTTAGCTTATGACGGATATAAGTATATTTATTCGCCGGCATATCCGGCAGTTGTAAAAAATACAGCAGGGGCAGGTGATGCTTTTAATGGTGCGCTCGCTGCCTCGTTGGCAAAAGGAAAGCAGTTTTCTTATGCGTTACGCTATGCATCAGCTTTTTCATCTTTAGCTGTTGAGACGAGTAATGCTTCAGAAATGCCTGAAGATATTAATGTCATGCATCGCATCAATCAAACAACATATTCACAGATTGTCACCCAATCCCCTGAATAA
- a CDS encoding DUF4822 domain-containing protein, with the protein MKIKSLIAISLLSASFSLFAAENSTSSANIQTQGVIQAQKELNDYEKIMIEKVWVTTDAIDEKGNKTAPDNAQVSNYFGLAEYYPNGTFIMFTPEGKQKMQGDWSMSDDGKIRTLVAKDTEGKTLFTRDVENITVKNDEYTYRIYPNADDRNTYFDIIHHVKK; encoded by the coding sequence ATGAAAATAAAATCACTTATCGCAATCTCATTATTAAGCGCTAGTTTTTCTCTTTTTGCTGCAGAAAATTCAACATCATCTGCAAATATTCAAACTCAAGGCGTCATCCAGGCTCAAAAAGAGTTGAATGACTATGAGAAAATCATGATAGAAAAAGTTTGGGTAACGACCGATGCTATCGATGAAAAAGGAAATAAAACAGCCCCAGATAATGCGCAAGTGAGTAACTATTTTGGACTTGCTGAATATTATCCTAATGGCACCTTTATTATGTTTACACCTGAAGGTAAACAAAAAATGCAAGGTGATTGGTCAATGTCAGATGATGGCAAAATACGTACCTTAGTTGCCAAAGATACTGAAGGTAAAACGCTATTTACCCGTGATGTAGAAAATATCACGGTTAAAAATGACGAGTATACTTATCGTATTTATCCAAATGCTGATGATCGTAATACCTATTTCGATATTATTCATCACGTTAAAAAATAA
- a CDS encoding AAA family ATPase has product MMLHNKLHTEMSWEYLCERYDEMRDMAGVIQDPIHHAEGDVAIHTQRVINSVKSLPEYKTLTEREQQILWISALFHDVEKRSTTREEEGRIVSPGHARKGELTTRLFLYEKVPLNFADREQIAALVRFHGLPLWVMDKPDPKKALLSASLRVDCYLLALLAKADVLGRDCEDQQALFDKIELFILYCEELNCWRKSALFPSDDARFHYFYTENSTDCNYEPYPEKGSEVTVLCGLPGMGKDTFIRQHCADLPIVSLDELRRQNNIKPDNRDANGWIAQQAKEQARIYLREHKSFVWNATNITRKMRDQLISLFYRYNAKITLVYIEVPYAQWQRQNNARNEAVPAKVMERMLSKLEIPTPEEAHKVIYWIEGQSQSIF; this is encoded by the coding sequence ATGATGCTTCATAATAAATTACACACTGAAATGTCATGGGAATACCTCTGTGAACGGTATGACGAAATGCGTGATATGGCTGGTGTTATACAAGATCCTATTCATCATGCAGAAGGTGATGTGGCGATTCATACACAAAGAGTAATCAATTCAGTTAAATCATTGCCAGAATATAAGACACTAACTGAAAGAGAGCAGCAAATTTTATGGATCTCAGCACTATTTCATGATGTGGAAAAACGTTCTACAACACGAGAAGAAGAGGGGCGTATTGTTTCACCGGGTCATGCACGTAAAGGTGAATTAACAACACGTCTTTTTCTGTATGAAAAAGTTCCTTTAAACTTTGCTGATAGAGAACAGATTGCAGCGTTAGTTCGCTTCCATGGATTACCGTTATGGGTGATGGATAAACCTGATCCTAAAAAAGCACTGCTTTCTGCATCATTAAGAGTAGATTGCTATTTGTTGGCATTATTGGCTAAAGCGGATGTTTTAGGGCGAGATTGTGAAGATCAGCAGGCACTTTTTGATAAAATTGAACTATTTATACTTTATTGTGAAGAGTTAAACTGTTGGCGCAAAAGCGCTCTATTTCCTTCAGATGATGCCCGCTTTCACTATTTTTATACAGAAAATAGCACAGACTGTAATTATGAGCCTTATCCTGAGAAAGGAAGTGAGGTTACGGTGTTATGTGGATTACCAGGTATGGGAAAAGATACCTTTATTCGTCAACATTGTGCAGATCTTCCGATTGTGAGTTTAGATGAGCTCCGTCGCCAGAATAATATCAAACCAGATAATAGAGATGCTAATGGTTGGATAGCACAGCAAGCAAAAGAGCAAGCTCGTATTTATTTACGAGAGCATAAATCTTTTGTTTGGAATGCCACCAACATTACAAGAAAAATGCGAGATCAACTTATCTCTTTGTTTTATCGTTATAATGCAAAAATTACGTTGGTTTATATTGAAGTTCCATATGCGCAATGGCAGAGACAAAATAATGCAAGAAACGAAGCTGTGCCAGCTAAAGTAATGGAACGTATGTTGAGTAAATTAGAAATACCAACACCAGAAGAAGCACATAAAGTGATTTATTGGATTGAAGGGCAATCTCAGAGCATATTTTAA
- a CDS encoding RNA ligase family protein, translating into MNNQSQKYDRTYHYPFSPGTTNDDRINAQWWQDICQIKQLIHTEKLDGENNCLNKMGVFARSHATPTQSAWTSQLRQRWQMMKNDLGELDIFGENLYAIHSIEYAHLEEYFYVFAVRYKDKWLSWEEVQFYASLFDLPTVPEITLPKCQDKTDFENMIVSQAKQASFFQSYDVLTQKMSPMEGIVTRDAHAFSLDDFSHRVFKYVRKDHVKTDVHWKKNWRRAPLIWEKVQESQ; encoded by the coding sequence ATGAATAATCAATCACAAAAATATGATAGAACCTATCACTATCCTTTTTCACCAGGCACAACAAACGACGATCGTATAAATGCGCAATGGTGGCAGGATATTTGCCAAATAAAACAACTTATCCATACAGAAAAACTCGATGGAGAAAATAATTGCCTAAATAAAATGGGCGTTTTTGCACGCTCGCATGCGACTCCGACACAATCAGCGTGGACATCTCAATTACGTCAACGTTGGCAAATGATGAAAAATGATTTAGGTGAGTTAGATATTTTCGGTGAAAATCTATATGCCATCCATTCTATTGAATATGCACATCTAGAAGAATATTTTTATGTGTTTGCAGTTCGTTATAAAGATAAATGGCTTAGTTGGGAAGAAGTGCAGTTTTATGCTTCTTTGTTTGATCTTCCAACGGTACCAGAGATTACACTGCCTAAATGTCAGGATAAAACTGATTTTGAAAATATGATCGTTTCACAAGCTAAACAGGCAAGTTTCTTTCAATCTTATGATGTTTTAACGCAAAAAATGAGCCCAATGGAAGGCATTGTTACACGAGATGCACACGCATTTTCTTTAGATGATTTCTCACATCGTGTTTTTAAATACGTTAGAAAAGATCATGTTAAAACAGATGTTCATTGGAAAAAAAATTGGCGACGAGCCCCTCTGATATGGGAAAAAGTACAGGAGTCTCAATGA